In one Oscillospiraceae bacterium genomic region, the following are encoded:
- a CDS encoding Na+/H+ antiporter NhaC, with protein MENTQRRLSPAKSIVIAVASLLVIFLGVLVVKAPTVVVLIFAGLVTMCFSLIWGVKWDDIMEDILEMAKRMFPALLILIFVGMLVGAWMISGTVPMMIYWGLKLISPRFFLVTGCVLCAIMSIMTGTSWGTISTVGVALMGVAAGLGVPAPMAAGAVIVGALFGDKLSPISDTTVLAPTVSGVNVIDHIKYESMTTVPSFLISLIFFLVLGLRFGHGSIQSEDYTLILTTLEQSFHFNPLLLVPPVVVLFLIFRQKPILPVFAVGIVLGGVLAMIFQGVSLGDVAAALNKGFTASTQVAIVDTMICRGGITSMLSSVAVIIAAALFGAPLKTSGVIQLLVDVIQKFARGQKSLLFLSYLFHGLLICTIGGYYTTFSIAGPILQPLFEKKGLDKRNLSRMLEDSGTTFSPLVPWSSNGVYMSGMLGVTVAQYALFSPLCWLCLVFAAIYIATGFKIAQAPIPQEPERV; from the coding sequence ATGGAAAACACCCAGCGCAGGCTGAGCCCTGCCAAGTCCATCGTCATCGCCGTCGCGTCCCTGCTGGTGATCTTCCTGGGCGTGCTGGTGGTCAAGGCCCCCACCGTGGTGGTCCTCATCTTCGCGGGCCTGGTCACCATGTGCTTCAGCCTCATCTGGGGCGTGAAGTGGGACGACATCATGGAGGACATCCTGGAGATGGCCAAGCGCATGTTCCCGGCCCTGCTGATCCTGATCTTCGTGGGTATGCTGGTGGGCGCGTGGATGATCAGCGGCACCGTGCCCATGATGATCTACTGGGGCCTCAAGCTCATCTCCCCCCGCTTCTTCCTGGTCACCGGCTGCGTGCTGTGCGCGATCATGTCCATCATGACGGGCACCTCCTGGGGCACCATCAGCACCGTGGGCGTGGCCCTGATGGGCGTGGCCGCCGGGCTGGGGGTGCCCGCCCCCATGGCGGCGGGCGCGGTCATCGTGGGCGCCCTCTTCGGGGACAAGCTCTCCCCCATCTCGGACACCACCGTCCTGGCCCCCACGGTGTCCGGCGTGAACGTCATCGACCACATCAAGTACGAGTCCATGACCACCGTGCCCAGCTTCCTGATCTCCCTGATCTTCTTCCTGGTGCTGGGGCTGCGGTTCGGCCACGGCTCCATCCAGTCGGAGGACTACACCCTCATCCTCACCACGCTGGAGCAAAGTTTCCACTTCAACCCCCTGCTGCTGGTGCCCCCGGTGGTGGTGCTCTTCCTCATCTTCCGCCAGAAGCCCATTCTGCCCGTCTTCGCCGTGGGCATCGTGCTGGGCGGCGTGCTGGCCATGATCTTCCAGGGGGTCTCCCTGGGCGACGTGGCCGCCGCCCTCAACAAGGGCTTCACCGCCTCCACCCAGGTGGCCATCGTGGACACCATGATCTGCCGGGGCGGCATCACCAGCATGCTCTCCTCCGTGGCCGTCATCATCGCCGCCGCCCTCTTCGGCGCGCCGCTGAAGACCTCCGGGGTCATCCAGCTGCTGGTGGACGTGATCCAGAAATTCGCCAGGGGGCAGAAGAGCCTTCTGTTCCTCAGCTACCTCTTCCACGGCCTGCTCATCTGCACCATCGGCGGGTACTACACCACCTTCTCCATCGCGGGCCCCATCCTCCAGCCCCTGTTTGAGAAGAAGGGCCTGGATAAGCGCAACCTCTCCCGCATGCTGGAGGACTCGGGCACCACCTTCTCCCCCCTGGTGCCCTGGAGCAGCAACGGCGTGTACATGTCGGGCATGCTGGGGGTCACGGTGGCCCAGTACGCCCTGTTCTCCCCCCTGTGCTGGCTGTGCCTGGTTTTCGCGGCCATTTACATCGCCACGGGCTTTAAGATCGCCCAGGCTCCCATCCCTCAGGAGCCGGAGCGGGTATAG
- a CDS encoding malate dehydrogenase produces MDYAKESLKKHYEWRGKLEITPKAPVDSKEALSLAYTPGVAQPCLEIQKDVNKSYELTGRWNTVAVVTDGTAVLGLGDIGPEAGMPVMEGKCVLFKAFGGVDAIPLCVRSKDVDDIVNTVALLAGSFGGVNLEDISAPRCFEIERRLKERCDIPIFHDDQHGTAVVTLAGLINALKVVGKKLEDVRVVTSGAGAAGMAIIRLLMAMGLKDVVMCDRKGAIWEGREGLNAEKAEMARLSNREKKQGTLAEVIRGADVFIGVSAPGTLTTEMVSSMAKDAIIFACANPTPEIYPDEAKAGGAAVIATGRSDFPNQINNVLAFPGIFRGALDVRARDINDAMKIAAAYAIAGVVSDGELDAEHIMPAAFDPKVREAVASAVADAARKSGVARI; encoded by the coding sequence ATGGATTACGCGAAGGAATCGCTGAAAAAGCACTATGAATGGCGTGGGAAGCTGGAGATCACGCCCAAGGCGCCGGTGGACAGCAAGGAGGCCCTGAGCCTGGCCTACACCCCCGGCGTGGCCCAGCCCTGCCTGGAGATCCAGAAGGACGTAAACAAGAGCTACGAGCTCACCGGGCGGTGGAACACGGTGGCGGTGGTCACCGACGGCACGGCGGTGCTGGGCCTGGGGGACATCGGCCCCGAGGCGGGCATGCCTGTGATGGAGGGCAAGTGCGTGCTCTTCAAGGCCTTCGGGGGTGTGGACGCCATCCCCCTGTGCGTGCGCAGCAAGGACGTGGACGACATCGTGAACACGGTGGCGCTGCTGGCGGGGAGCTTCGGGGGCGTGAACCTGGAGGACATCTCGGCCCCCCGGTGCTTTGAAATTGAACGCAGGCTCAAGGAGCGCTGCGACATTCCCATCTTCCACGACGACCAGCACGGCACGGCCGTGGTGACGCTGGCGGGGCTCATCAACGCGCTGAAGGTGGTGGGCAAAAAGCTTGAGGACGTGCGCGTGGTGACCAGCGGCGCGGGCGCGGCGGGCATGGCGATCATCAGGCTGCTGATGGCCATGGGCCTGAAGGACGTGGTGATGTGCGACCGGAAGGGCGCCATTTGGGAGGGCCGGGAGGGCCTGAACGCGGAGAAGGCGGAGATGGCGAGGCTGTCCAACCGTGAGAAGAAGCAGGGCACGCTGGCGGAGGTCATCCGGGGGGCGGACGTGTTTATCGGGGTATCCGCCCCCGGGACGCTGACTACCGAGATGGTGAGCAGCATGGCAAAGGACGCGATCATCTTCGCCTGCGCCAACCCCACGCCGGAGATCTACCCGGACGAGGCCAAGGCCGGTGGCGCGGCGGTGATCGCCACGGGGCGCAGCGACTTCCCCAACCAGATCAACAACGTGCTGGCGTTCCCGGGGATCTTCCGCGGTGCGCTGGACGTGCGGGCCAGGGACATCAACGACGCGATGAAGATCGCGGCGGCCTACGCCATCGCGGGGGTGGTGTCCGACGGGGAACTGGACGCCGAGCACATCATGCCCGCGGCCTTCGACCCCAAGGTGCGGGAGGCGGTAGCCTCCGCCGTGGCCGACGCGGCGCGCAAATCCGGCGTGGCGAGGATTTGA
- a CDS encoding sigma-54-dependent Fis family transcriptional regulator — protein sequence MLYRYVEQLLNVYNYIDAMLVTDERGVIRFYKCFRPDVNPTTPKDVLGRHILEVYPELDENTSTVMRVLRTGEPILNEYQEFFFKGLGINSVNTTLPVRDRDRLVGVLCAARYLDPPFQRRGVTLDLKEPSREEALYTVDDIVSLSPAMDLVKERIHMIADTGSSVLLYGETGTGKELVAQSIHSGSARRGKRFVSQNCAAIPGTLLESILFGTVKGSYTGAENRPGLFELADGGTLFLDEINSMEISVQAKLLKAIEEKQVTRIGALEPTKVDVKIVSATNENPLQCVEAHRLREDLFYRLSVVQLNIPPLRERLEDLPCLISHFIATFNRRMNRAVVGIDEEVEEIFHRYGWPGNVRELKNVIEGAFNLTASRFLQKNCLPEYLLGRVERGAPAAAAWPLSGDFPLDAAVRAYEKGLIQRALASSRSLAEAADKLGISRQSLNYKLGKFRLEH from the coding sequence ATGCTGTACCGCTACGTGGAGCAGCTCCTGAACGTGTACAACTATATCGACGCCATGCTGGTCACCGACGAGCGGGGGGTCATCCGCTTCTACAAGTGCTTCCGCCCCGACGTGAACCCCACCACCCCCAAGGACGTGCTGGGCCGCCACATCCTGGAGGTCTACCCCGAGCTGGACGAGAACACCAGCACCGTCATGCGGGTGCTGCGCACCGGGGAGCCCATCCTCAACGAGTACCAGGAGTTCTTCTTCAAGGGCCTGGGGATCAACAGCGTGAACACCACCCTGCCCGTCCGGGACCGGGACAGGCTGGTCGGCGTGCTCTGCGCCGCCCGCTACCTGGACCCGCCCTTCCAGCGGCGGGGGGTGACGCTGGATTTGAAGGAGCCCAGCCGGGAGGAGGCCCTCTACACGGTGGACGACATCGTCAGCCTCTCCCCGGCCATGGATCTGGTGAAGGAGCGCATCCACATGATCGCGGACACCGGCTCCTCGGTGCTGCTCTACGGGGAGACGGGCACGGGCAAGGAGCTGGTGGCCCAGTCCATCCACTCGGGCAGCGCCCGGCGGGGCAAGCGCTTCGTCTCCCAGAACTGCGCCGCCATCCCCGGCACGCTGCTGGAGAGCATCCTCTTCGGCACGGTGAAGGGCAGCTACACCGGCGCAGAGAACCGCCCCGGCCTCTTCGAGCTGGCCGACGGGGGCACCCTCTTCCTGGACGAGATCAACTCCATGGAGATCTCGGTCCAGGCCAAGCTGCTCAAGGCCATCGAGGAGAAGCAGGTCACCCGCATCGGCGCCCTGGAGCCCACCAAGGTGGACGTGAAGATCGTCTCGGCCACCAACGAGAACCCCCTCCAGTGCGTGGAGGCCCACCGCCTGCGGGAGGACCTCTTCTACCGCCTGAGCGTGGTGCAGCTCAACATCCCGCCCCTGCGGGAGCGGCTGGAGGATCTGCCCTGCCTGATCTCCCACTTCATCGCCACCTTCAACCGGCGGATGAACCGGGCCGTGGTGGGCATCGACGAAGAGGTGGAGGAGATCTTCCACCGCTACGGCTGGCCGGGCAACGTGCGGGAGCTGAAAAACGTCATCGAGGGGGCCTTCAACCTGACCGCCTCCCGGTTCCTGCAAAAGAACTGCCTGCCCGAGTACCTGCTCGGGCGGGTGGAGCGGGGCGCGCCCGCCGCCGCGGCCTGGCCCCTGAGCGGGGACTTCCCCCTGGACGCCGCGGTGCGGGCCTACGAGAAGGGGCTTATCCAGCGGGCCCTGGCCTCCTCCCGCAGCCTGGCCGAGGCCGCCGACAAGCTGGGCATCTCCCGGCAGTCCCTCAATTACAAGCTGGGCAAATTCCGCCTGGAGCACTGA
- a CDS encoding DNA metabolism protein, whose protein sequence is MADWTCVAYSYDGSFSGFLTCVFESYAHREAPACFLGPEDERISLWPERRVEADEGRAKRVYASLARKISLDGQHLVSRGFLTCLPERELHLWRFIEYGLRRGPSAVRDLTDDRVAVLIRATTHLKGETHLYKGFLRFSEQEGLLVAEIEPKNRVLPLLRPHFCNRYAGEAFVIYDRTHREALFHRPGGWAIVPLAEFHAAAPGAEELDYRRLWRRFYDTIAIEGRYNPKCRMTHMPKRYWNVMTEFQEDPAAPGRKELAP, encoded by the coding sequence ATGGCGGATTGGACCTGCGTGGCCTACTCCTACGACGGCAGCTTCTCGGGCTTTCTCACCTGCGTCTTTGAGAGCTACGCCCACCGCGAGGCCCCGGCCTGCTTTTTGGGGCCGGAGGACGAGCGGATCTCCCTGTGGCCCGAGCGGCGGGTGGAGGCCGACGAGGGCCGGGCCAAGCGGGTGTACGCCTCCCTGGCCCGGAAAATCTCCCTGGACGGGCAGCACCTGGTGTCCCGCGGCTTCCTCACCTGCCTGCCGGAGCGGGAGTTGCACCTCTGGCGCTTTATCGAATACGGCCTGCGCCGCGGGCCGTCGGCGGTGCGGGATCTCACCGACGACCGGGTGGCCGTGCTGATCCGGGCCACCACCCATCTAAAAGGCGAAACCCACCTCTACAAGGGCTTTCTCCGCTTTTCCGAACAGGAGGGGCTGCTGGTGGCGGAGATTGAGCCGAAAAACCGGGTGCTCCCCCTCCTGCGCCCCCACTTCTGCAACCGCTACGCGGGGGAGGCCTTCGTCATCTACGACCGCACCCACCGGGAGGCCCTCTTCCACCGCCCCGGCGGCTGGGCCATCGTGCCCCTGGCGGAGTTCCACGCGGCGGCGCCTGGCGCGGAGGAGCTGGACTACCGCCGCCTGTGGCGGCGCTTTTACGACACCATCGCCATCGAGGGCCGCTACAACCCCAAGTGCCGCATGACCCATATGCCCAAGCGCTACTGGAACGTGATGACCGAATTTCAGGAGGACCCGGCCGCGCCGGGCAGGAAGGAGCTTGCCCCATGA
- the pyk gene encoding pyruvate kinase: MRKTKIICTLGPAVDDEATIRRLIAAGMDAARFNFSHGTHESHRAQLLKLKHARDEMGVPVAAILDTKGPEIRVRAFESGAVTLEKGGDFILTTDDVPGDAARVSVTYENLHREVAPGCRILVDDGLIELSVREIKGHDIVCTVDNGGPLSSNKSINIPGVHILLPSLTEKDKEDLKFAVENDFEFIAASFVRKASDVEDIRACLHQYGGDNIRIISKIENREGVENLDAIIAASDGIMVARGDLGVEIPAHEVPILQKKMIKATIRQGIPVITATQMLDSMIRNPRPTRAEVSDVANAVFDGTSCVMLSGETASGKYPVEALETMVDTVVAAEEAIDYWGRFREHEMLPGQTSITDAITHTCCLTAMDLRAQAILAPTQSGYTARVISRYRPQCPIVAICQSEKARRQLAISWGVHSFLTGFVDSTDRLFSMSIDVARKEGVVKPGETVVITAGVPIGESGTTNLVKAQVVG, from the coding sequence TTGAGAAAGACGAAAATCATCTGCACCCTGGGCCCCGCCGTGGACGACGAGGCCACCATCCGCAGGCTCATCGCCGCCGGGATGGACGCGGCCCGCTTTAACTTCTCCCACGGCACCCACGAGAGCCACCGGGCCCAGCTCCTGAAGCTCAAGCACGCCCGGGACGAGATGGGCGTGCCCGTGGCCGCCATCCTGGACACCAAGGGCCCCGAGATCCGCGTCAGGGCCTTTGAAAGCGGCGCGGTGACCCTGGAGAAGGGCGGGGACTTCATCCTCACCACCGACGACGTGCCCGGCGACGCCGCCCGCGTGTCGGTGACCTACGAAAACCTCCACCGGGAGGTGGCCCCCGGCTGCCGCATCCTGGTGGACGACGGCCTCATTGAGCTCAGCGTCCGGGAGATCAAGGGGCACGACATCGTCTGCACCGTGGACAACGGCGGCCCCCTGTCCAGCAACAAGAGCATCAACATCCCCGGCGTGCACATCCTGCTGCCCTCCCTCACCGAGAAGGACAAGGAGGATTTGAAGTTCGCCGTGGAGAACGACTTCGAGTTCATCGCCGCCTCCTTTGTGCGCAAGGCCAGCGACGTGGAGGACATCCGCGCCTGCCTGCACCAGTACGGCGGGGACAATATCCGCATCATCTCCAAGATCGAAAACCGGGAGGGCGTGGAGAACCTGGACGCCATCATCGCCGCCTCCGACGGCATCATGGTGGCCCGGGGCGACCTGGGGGTGGAAATCCCCGCCCACGAGGTGCCCATCCTCCAGAAGAAGATGATCAAGGCCACCATCCGCCAGGGCATCCCCGTCATCACCGCCACCCAGATGCTGGACTCCATGATCCGCAACCCCCGCCCCACCCGGGCGGAGGTCTCCGACGTGGCCAACGCCGTCTTTGACGGTACCTCCTGCGTCATGCTCTCCGGCGAGACGGCCTCGGGCAAGTACCCCGTGGAGGCCCTGGAGACCATGGTGGACACCGTGGTGGCCGCCGAGGAGGCCATTGACTACTGGGGCCGCTTCCGGGAGCACGAGATGCTGCCCGGCCAGACCTCCATCACCGACGCCATCACCCACACCTGCTGCCTGACCGCCATGGATCTGCGGGCCCAGGCCATCCTGGCCCCCACCCAGTCGGGCTACACCGCCCGGGTCATCTCCCGCTACCGCCCCCAGTGCCCCATTGTGGCCATCTGTCAGAGCGAGAAGGCCCGGCGGCAGCTGGCCATCTCCTGGGGGGTGCACTCCTTCCTCACCGGCTTCGTGGACTCCACCGACCGCCTCTTCTCCATGAGCATCGACGTGGCCCGCAAGGAGGGCGTGGTGAAGCCGGGGGAGACCGTGGTCATCACCGCGGGCGTGCCCATCGGCGAGAGCGGCACCACCAACCTGGTGAAGGCCCAGGTGGTGGGCTGA
- a CDS encoding putative DNA modification/repair radical SAM protein, which yields MELLDKLTILADAAKYDAACTSSGLDRDSRPGGLGSTILAGCCHSFSADGRCVTLLKVLMTNRCVYDCQYCVNRRSNGVRRAAFSPRELCELTIGFYRRNYIEGLFLSSAVMVSPDRTTELMIETLRLLREEYNFWGYVHAKAIPGADPLLTQRLGTLADRLSVNIELPSEQSLRLLAPDKRKASILSPMAQIRDGIQISKQEVAKYRHAPRFAPAGQSTQMIIGATPESDLHILRLTEGLYRKYQLKRVFYSAYMPVSDSSLLPARQDFKPPLLREHRLYQADWLLRYYHFKAAELLDEAHPDFNPLVDPKCSWALQHMEQFPVEVNRADYELLLRVPGIGVRSAQRILTARRCGALDFAGLKKLGVVLKRAQYFLTCSGRMMEGLRVSQDGVLRHLVAQERPMLAREAPEQLTLFEHTG from the coding sequence GTGGAGCTGCTGGACAAGCTGACCATCCTGGCCGACGCGGCCAAGTACGACGCGGCCTGCACCTCCAGCGGGCTGGACCGGGACAGCCGCCCCGGCGGGCTGGGGAGCACCATTTTGGCCGGGTGCTGCCACTCCTTCTCCGCCGACGGGCGGTGCGTGACCCTGCTCAAGGTGCTTATGACCAACCGCTGCGTCTACGACTGCCAGTACTGCGTCAACCGCCGCTCCAACGGCGTGCGCCGGGCGGCTTTTTCCCCCCGGGAGCTGTGCGAGCTGACCATCGGCTTCTACCGGCGCAATTATATCGAGGGACTCTTCCTCTCCTCCGCCGTGATGGTCAGCCCCGACCGCACCACCGAGCTGATGATTGAGACGCTGCGCCTGCTGCGGGAGGAGTACAATTTCTGGGGCTACGTCCACGCCAAGGCCATCCCCGGCGCGGACCCGCTGCTCACCCAGCGGCTGGGCACCCTGGCCGACCGGCTGTCGGTGAACATCGAGCTGCCCAGCGAGCAGTCCCTCCGGCTGCTGGCCCCGGACAAGCGGAAGGCCTCCATCCTCTCGCCCATGGCCCAGATCCGGGACGGCATCCAAATCTCCAAGCAGGAGGTGGCCAAGTACCGCCACGCCCCCCGCTTCGCCCCCGCCGGGCAGTCCACCCAGATGATCATCGGGGCCACGCCGGAGAGCGACCTGCACATCCTCCGCCTGACCGAGGGGCTGTACCGGAAGTACCAGCTCAAGCGGGTGTTCTACTCGGCCTACATGCCGGTGTCGGACAGCAGCCTGCTGCCCGCGCGGCAGGACTTCAAGCCCCCCCTGCTGCGGGAGCACCGGCTCTACCAGGCGGACTGGCTGCTGCGCTACTACCACTTCAAGGCCGCCGAGCTGCTGGACGAGGCCCACCCGGACTTCAACCCCCTGGTGGACCCCAAATGCTCCTGGGCCCTCCAGCACATGGAGCAGTTCCCGGTGGAGGTCAACCGGGCAGACTACGAGCTGCTGCTGCGGGTGCCCGGCATCGGAGTGCGCAGCGCCCAGCGCATCCTCACCGCCCGGCGGTGCGGGGCGCTGGATTTCGCGGGGCTCAAAAAGCTGGGGGTGGTGCTCAAGCGGGCCCAGTACTTCCTGACCTGCTCGGGCAGGATGATGGAGGGGCTGCGGGTCAGCCAGGACGGGGTGCTGCGCCACCTGGTGGCCCAGGAGCGGCCCATGCTGGCCCGGGAGGCCCCGGAACAGCTCACCCTGTTTGAGCATACGGGTTAG
- a CDS encoding ABC transporter substrate-binding protein, giving the protein MKRWRRIFLGAISLVVLLGVLAGCAPQKTEKRQITLTIKLPPLTVANADTGVTDSYDVLTQAGEEFAAQYEDCDVTVEVVKFNYTEEDDYITDCFDTENAVDVLFEGYFNMAGYIHTGRVVPLDDLITDEMRSDIDDTLWEMSQVDGKTYMLPYYSLQNTLVYNKDLFRQCGLTQYIGADHTIQSWTPEEWEHILSTLAENLPEMTYPMLMYAKNDQGDTHIMTLLRSKGSLFFDENGRFNLNTEEGIAALQWIADSYRAGYFPAGCENMEIIDCNALFENNQLAIYMANSATTINMDMASTGVVNFPSVDGRGYNTSFVTGFEIFDNGDPEKVQAAKEFLRYFMSKEEFMNYAQVGIPASKTTAERVSEHIFMQEAYTANAANTVDFTANNPNWRGVRDVFYMHIHELLAGTKTPQETAEALDADCNAAIEAGWANSKLHE; this is encoded by the coding sequence ATGAAACGTTGGAGACGGATCTTTTTAGGAGCAATATCCCTGGTCGTGCTCCTGGGCGTTCTGGCCGGATGCGCACCCCAGAAAACAGAGAAAAGGCAGATCACGCTCACAATAAAGCTGCCGCCACTGACGGTGGCCAACGCCGACACCGGCGTTACCGATTCTTATGACGTATTGACCCAGGCCGGCGAGGAGTTTGCCGCCCAGTATGAGGACTGCGACGTTACGGTGGAGGTTGTAAAATTCAACTACACAGAGGAAGACGACTATATTACAGACTGTTTTGATACGGAAAACGCCGTGGATGTCCTGTTTGAAGGCTACTTCAATATGGCGGGATATATTCATACGGGCCGCGTGGTGCCGCTGGACGACCTCATCACAGACGAGATGCGCTCCGACATTGACGATACGCTGTGGGAAATGAGCCAGGTGGACGGCAAGACCTATATGCTGCCCTACTACAGCCTTCAAAACACGCTGGTTTATAACAAGGACTTATTCCGCCAGTGTGGGCTGACGCAGTACATCGGGGCGGATCATACGATCCAGAGCTGGACGCCGGAGGAGTGGGAGCACATCCTCTCCACGCTGGCGGAAAACCTGCCTGAGATGACTTACCCTATGCTGATGTATGCCAAGAACGACCAGGGCGACACCCATATCATGACCCTGCTACGCAGCAAGGGCAGTCTTTTCTTTGACGAAAACGGCCGCTTTAACCTCAATACGGAGGAGGGTATCGCCGCCCTGCAGTGGATTGCGGATTCCTACCGGGCGGGGTATTTCCCGGCCGGCTGTGAGAATATGGAAATTATTGACTGTAATGCACTGTTTGAAAATAACCAGCTCGCCATTTACATGGCGAACAGCGCTACGACGATCAATATGGATATGGCCTCAACCGGGGTTGTCAACTTCCCCAGCGTGGACGGAAGGGGATATAATACGTCGTTTGTCACCGGCTTTGAGATTTTTGACAATGGAGACCCGGAGAAAGTACAGGCCGCCAAGGAGTTTCTTCGGTATTTTATGTCTAAAGAGGAGTTCATGAATTACGCTCAGGTCGGAATCCCAGCCAGCAAGACCACGGCGGAGCGTGTGAGCGAACACATCTTTATGCAGGAGGCCTATACCGCAAACGCCGCCAATACCGTGGATTTCACCGCAAATAATCCGAACTGGCGCGGTGTGCGGGACGTGTTCTATATGCACATCCATGAGCTGCTTGCCGGAACCAAAACGCCGCAGGAGACGGCCGAGGCGCTCGATGCGGACTGTAATGCGGCCATTGAAGCGGGTTGGGCGAATAGTAAGCTGCATGAGTAA
- a CDS encoding MBL fold hydrolase, which yields MKLTFFGAAKAVTGSCHCVEAGGRKILVDCGLQQGRDERDNRELDFNPGYIDDVIVTHAHIDHSGRIPLLVKQGFTGNIYCTRLTGQLLSIMLRDSAHIQESDAQWQNQKGARAGRPPVEPLYTVADAEAALEHIVTCEYGVTLQVADGVKLRFTDAGHLLGSASVEVWLTEGGETRKIVFSGDIGNKNQPIIRDPSYLKEADYVLTESTYGDRLHDVSDTPDYTRDLAAIIDETLGNGGNVVIPSFAVGRTQELLYFIREMKEQGMVKSVPNFTVVVDSPLAGEATRIFSGDLHGYLDEEAIAALKEGALFRFPGLTVTESVDESRALNEDKTPKVIISASGMCDAGRIRHHLKHNLWRPNCTVVFVGYQGEGTLGRRLLDGATQVKLFGEEIAVRAKIVNFHGLSSHADKNGLLEWINAFAPKPREVFVVHGESSVTEAYAATLRELGFSAHSANYEEVYDLLAGRMLSPGVVLEPKPQALPSSASPAYRRLEETGRKLLEVIAHNRGGANKDLGRFADQLRALIEKWDR from the coding sequence ATGAAGCTCACCTTTTTCGGGGCCGCCAAGGCGGTCACAGGCAGCTGCCACTGTGTGGAGGCCGGCGGACGGAAGATACTTGTGGACTGCGGGCTCCAGCAGGGCCGGGACGAGCGGGACAACCGGGAGCTGGACTTTAACCCGGGATACATCGACGACGTGATCGTCACCCACGCCCATATCGACCACTCGGGGCGTATCCCCCTGCTGGTAAAGCAGGGCTTTACCGGCAACATCTACTGCACCCGGCTGACCGGGCAGCTGCTGTCCATCATGCTGCGGGACTCCGCCCACATCCAGGAGAGCGACGCGCAGTGGCAGAACCAGAAGGGCGCCCGTGCGGGCAGGCCCCCGGTGGAGCCGCTGTACACCGTGGCGGACGCGGAGGCGGCGCTGGAGCACATCGTCACCTGCGAGTACGGCGTCACCCTCCAGGTGGCGGACGGGGTGAAGCTCCGCTTTACCGACGCGGGGCACCTGCTGGGCTCGGCCAGCGTGGAGGTTTGGCTCACCGAGGGGGGCGAGACGCGGAAAATCGTCTTCTCCGGGGACATCGGCAACAAGAACCAGCCCATTATCCGGGACCCCTCCTACTTAAAGGAGGCCGACTACGTGCTCACCGAGAGCACCTACGGCGACCGCCTGCACGATGTGAGCGACACCCCGGACTACACCCGGGATCTGGCCGCCATCATCGACGAGACCCTGGGCAACGGGGGCAACGTGGTCATCCCCTCCTTCGCCGTGGGCCGTACCCAGGAGCTGCTGTACTTCATCCGGGAGATGAAGGAGCAGGGCATGGTCAAGAGCGTGCCCAACTTCACCGTGGTGGTGGACTCCCCCCTGGCGGGCGAGGCCACCCGGATCTTCTCCGGCGATCTGCACGGCTATCTGGACGAGGAGGCCATCGCGGCCCTCAAGGAGGGGGCGCTCTTCCGCTTCCCCGGCCTCACCGTCACCGAGAGCGTGGACGAGTCCCGCGCCCTCAATGAGGACAAGACCCCCAAGGTCATCATCTCGGCCTCCGGTATGTGCGACGCGGGCCGCATCCGCCACCACCTGAAGCACAACCTGTGGCGGCCCAACTGCACCGTCGTCTTCGTGGGCTACCAGGGTGAGGGCACCCTGGGCCGCCGCCTGCTGGATGGGGCCACACAGGTCAAGCTCTTCGGCGAGGAGATCGCCGTCCGGGCGAAGATCGTCAACTTCCACGGTCTGTCCTCCCACGCGGACAAGAACGGCCTGCTGGAGTGGATCAACGCCTTCGCGCCCAAGCCCCGGGAGGTCTTTGTGGTCCACGGCGAGAGCAGCGTCACCGAGGCCTACGCCGCCACGCTGCGGGAGCTGGGCTTCTCCGCCCACTCGGCCAACTACGAGGAGGTCTACGACCTGCTCGCCGGGCGGATGCTCTCCCCCGGCGTGGTGCTGGAGCCCAAGCCCCAGGCCCTGCCCAGCTCCGCCTCCCCGGCCTACCGCCGCCTGGAGGAGACCGGGCGCAAGCTCCTGGAGGTCATCGCCCACAACCGGGGCGGGGCCAACAAGGATCTGGGCAGGTTCGCCGACCAGCTCCGGGCCCTGATCGAGAAGTGGGACCGCTAG
- a CDS encoding TIGR04076 family protein: MKNVKITVLRKTMHEDIAREYLTDGVQPCDFFEEGDTYLYTGGAEMPEGFCPWAWIEIYRNVGALSCGATYTPWQKRDGMSIACCGDGVRPVSFLLEAVEG, from the coding sequence ATGAAAAACGTAAAAATCACCGTACTGCGCAAGACCATGCACGAGGACATCGCCAGGGAGTACCTCACCGACGGCGTGCAGCCCTGCGACTTCTTCGAGGAGGGGGACACCTACCTCTATACCGGCGGGGCCGAGATGCCCGAGGGCTTCTGCCCCTGGGCGTGGATTGAGATCTACCGCAACGTGGGGGCCCTCTCCTGCGGCGCCACCTACACCCCCTGGCAGAAGCGGGACGGCATGAGCATCGCCTGCTGCGGCGACGGCGTGCGCCCCGTCTCCTTCCTGCTGGAGGCCGTGGAGGGCTAG